Proteins from a genomic interval of Papaver somniferum cultivar HN1 chromosome 4, ASM357369v1, whole genome shotgun sequence:
- the LOC113274533 gene encoding UDP-N-acetylmuramoyl-L-alanyl-D-glutamate--2,6-diaminopimelate ligase MurE homolog, chloroplastic-like: MAISSLSLPNFSPQTSISSFLTKTQNPKFHFKPPAFHQFKNHQKFITPIRANNGYPMPSEDDPPEAPEDDGHGVSKFQQIHRQAAKARKLQEEQFLKDQATFLSAIEDVEDAPDTPEKESGGGDDIFSEIDKAMSLKRKEFVKQGLLKPNPKKKEGESVNGDEVIDELSAEEVVDLDEIQELQGLTVVSESPEDENAELDEVNGTHSTVDRFDLDFDNYGKTKPRILEPKFKMTLAELLDESRVVPISVYGNLEIEITGVAHDSREVCSGDLFVCCVGMKTDGHLFLSEADKRGAVAVVASKEIDIDETLGCKALVIVEDTNAVLAALAASFYGSPSKKMSVIGITGTNGKTTTAYLVKGVYEAMGLRTGMLSTVAYYVHGDNKLESPNTTPDAVLVQKMMAKMLHNGAETVVMEASSHGLSLGRCDEVDFDIAVFTNLTRDHMDFHQTEEEYRDAKAKLFAKMVDPDRHRKIVNIDDPNAPFFIAQGNPEVPVVTFAMENKSADVHVLKFELSLFETQVLVNTPQGILEISSGLLGRHNIYNILAAVSVGIAVGAPLEDIVRGIEEVDGVPGRCELIDEEQAFGVIVDYAHTPDALSRLLDSVRELGPRRIITVIGCGGERDRGKRPMMAKIATEKSDVTLLTSDNPRTEDPLDILDDMLSGVGWSMQEYLKYGENDYYPPLPNGHRLFLHDIRRVAVRAAVAMGEEGDMVVVAGKGHESFQIEGEKKEFFDDREECREALQYVDELHQAGIDTSEFPWRLPESH, from the exons ATGGCGATTTCTTCACTTTCCCTTCCAAATTTCTCCCCTCAAACCTCCATTTCATCCTTCCTGACCAAAACCCAGAACCCAAAATTCCATTTCAAACCCCCCGCTTTTCACCAATTCAAAAACCATCAGAAATTCATCACACCAATTAGAGCAAACAATGGGTATCCAATGCCATCTGAAGATGATCCACCTGAAGCACCTGAAGATGATGGTCACGGTGTTTCCAAATTCCAACAGATTCATCGCCAAGCAGCTAAAGCTAGAAAATTACAAGAAGAACAGTTCTTAAAAGATCAAGCTACATTTTTATCAGCCATTGAAGATGTTGAAGATGCACCAGATACTCCAGAGAAGgagagtggtggtggtgatgatataTTTAGTGAGATTGATAAAGCTATGTCTTTAAAAAGGAAAGAGTTTGTTAAACAAGGGTTGTTAAAGCCTAATCCAAAGAAGAAAGAGGGGGAGAGTGTTAATGGAGATGAAGTGATTGATGAATTGTCAGCTGAGGAAGTTGTTGATTTGGATGAGATACAAGAGCTTCAAGGATTAACTGTGGTTTCAGAAAGCCCTGAGGATGAAAATGCGGAACTTGATGAGGTAAATGGGACTCATTCTACTGTAGATAGATTTGAtcttgattttgataattatggCAAAACTAAACCTAGGATATTAGAGCCTAAATTTAAGATGACTTTAGCTGAATTACTTGATGAGAGTAGGGTTGTACCGATTTCGGTTTACGGGAATTTAGAGATTGAGATTACTGGTGTTGCACATGATTCTAGAGAGGTGTGTTCGGGTGATTTGTTTGTGTGTTGTGTTGGGATGAAAACCGATGGACATTTGTTTCTGAGTGAGGCTGATAAAAGAggagctgttgctgttgttgctagTAAAGAGATTGATATAGATGAGACTTTGGGATGTAAGGCCTTGGTTATAGTTGAGGACACGAACGCAGTTCTTGCTGCATTGGCGGCATCTTTTTATGGAAGCCCATCGAAGAAAATGTCTGTAATTGGAATTACGGGTACAAATGGAAAAACAACTACGGCTTATTTGGTAAAAGGCGTGTATGAAGCAATGGGTTTGAGAACTGGGATGTTAAGTACCGTTGCTTATTATGTTCATGGAGATAACAAATTGGAGTCTCCGAATACGACTCCTGATGCAGTTTTGGTGCAGAAAATGATGGCTAAGATGCTTCATAATGGGGCTGAGACAGTTGTTATGGAGGCTTCATCACATGGACTTTCGCTTGGAAGGTGTGATGAGGTTGATTTTGATATCGCagtgttcacaaacttgactagAGACCATATGGATTTCCATCAAACAGAGGAGGAGTATAGAGATGCAAAGGCCAAGCTTTTTGCAAAAATGGTGGACCCAGATCGGCATAGGAAGATTGTCAACATTGACGACCCAAATGCTCCTTTCTTCATTGCACAAGGGAACCCGGAAGTACCTGTTGTCACATTTGCGATGGAGAATAAGAGTGCAGATGTTCATGTATTGAAATTTGAGCTCTCTCTTTTTGAGACTCAGGTTTTGGTTAATACTCCTCAAGGGATATTAGAGATATCTTCAGGGTTGCTTGGGAGGCACAATATCTACAACATTCTTGCGGCTGTGTCAGTTGGCATAGCTGTGGGAGCACCTCTGGAAGACATTGTTAGAGGAATTGAAGAAGTTGATGGCGTACCAGGCAGGTGCGAATTAATAGATGAAGAACAGGCATTTGGAGTGATTGTAGACTATGCCCATACACCTGATGCCCTATCTAGACTCTTGGATTCTGTAAGGGAGCTTGGGCCACGAAGAATTATCACAG TTATTGGATGTGGCGGTGAGAGGGACAGAGGGAAGAGACCGATGATGGCGAAGATAGCTACAGAAAAAAGTGATGTTACTCTGTTGACTTCTGACAACCCAAGGACGGAAGATCCAT TGGATATCTTGGATGACATGTTGTCCGGTGTAGGATGGTCAATGCAGGAATATTTGAAATATGGTGAGAACGATTATTACCCACCTCTTCCAAATGGGCATAGGCTCTTCTTACATGACATCAGGCGTGTAGCTGTACGGGCCGCTGTGGCCATGGGCGAGGAAGGGGATATGGTT GTGGTTGCAGGGAAAGGTCATGAATCATTTCAGATTGAGGGTGaaaagaaagaattttttgaTGATAGAGAAGAATGCCGAGAAGCACTGCAGTATGTCGACGAGCTTCACCAAGCTGGAATAGACACTAGCGAGTTCCCATGGCG GTTGCCAGAGAGTCACTGA